CAAGATCTGAGTTTGGAGACTTAGCCTCAAGCATATGCTTTCGCATCTCCAAGAAAATGAATAAAAATCCTAAAGAACTTGCTGAAGAGATAGCAAAGAAAATTAGAGAAAGCTTGACAACTGAAAGTCTTATAGCGGATGTGAACGCAATTGATGGGTTTCTTAATTTTAAGATAAACTTTGAAAAATTTACACTAGCAACAATATTCAGAGTGCTAACAGAGGATAATAAATATGGAGCTCTTAATTTAGGTCATAATAAAAAGGTTCTCATAGAACATACGAATGTAAATCCTAACAAAGCAATGCACATAGGACATGCCAGAAATACATGCCTAGGAGATTCGCTTGCAAGACTACTTCGTTTTACTGGGCATAAAGTTTATGTGTTGAATTATATTGATGATACAGGAACACAAATTGCTGACGTTGTTGTGGGCTTTAGATATTTAGGATTTAATCCAGAGCCACCAGCAGGTATGCGTTTTGATAAATACTGTGGTGATGAGGTGTATGTTAAGGTAAATAAAAGCTATGAAGAAAATCCTGAACTAGAAAAATACAGAGCGGAGGTTCTAAGAATGATTGAAGTGGGTAACAATGAAATTGCCAACTTTACTAAAAATATTGCTGAACGCGTCTTAGCTGATCAATTGAAAACTTGCTGGAGATTAGGAGCACATTTCGATCTTCTGAATTGGGAGAGCGATATCGTCAAAACAGGATTATGGGAGGAAGTTTTTAACCTGCTAAAATCTAAGAATCTCGTAGTTTATGAAACAGAGGGTGAGTACAAAGGATGCTGGGTAATAAGACTTAGGCACATTCCTAGATTCGCAAAGGAAACAGACAAGATTGTTGTGAGATCTGATGGAACGCTCACATATATAGCAAAAGACTTGCCTTACGCTATGTGGAAAGTTGGATTATTAAGCAAAGACTTTTCTTATAAAGTTTATCTAGAAAAACAACCTAATGGTGAAGCATTGTGGTCAACAAGCCTTAAAAATTCAGAAACATCGCATCCAGATTTTAAAGGCTCAGATTTAGCAATTTCTGTAATAGATGTGAGGCAAAGCCGTCTTCAGGAAGTCATCAATATTATTTTAAACGCTCTCGGAGGACCAGAGTTAGCTAAAAAGTACTTGCATTACAGTTATGAAGTTGTAGCATTAAGCAGAGAAACCGCAATAATGATGGGCGCTAAAGACATAGAATCAAAGATAGTTCATATGTCAGGTAGACATGGAATTTACTTCAACGTAGACGATGTTCTGGACAGATTAAAAGAACGCGCGAAGGAAGAGAGCAAAAAACGTAACCCCAACGCTAGCGAATCATGGTTGAATGAAGTAGCTGAAGATATAGCCGTTTCTGCGTTAAGATATCAATTAATTAAAGCTGATAGGAATAGGTTAATCGTTTTTGATATAAACGAAGCACTCAAACTCGAAGGAGATACTGGGCCGTATTTGCAGTACACCTATGCCCGAGCGCGAAGTATTTTAAGAAAGGCCAATATGTATGATATCAAATTATTTGATCCTAAACTTCTCATCACAGAAGAAGAAAAAACACTGATTAAGATGATCAGTAAATTTCCCATAGTAGTAAGAGATGCAGCGATAAATTTAGAACCCCAAAATCTCGCTGTTTACATATACGAATTGTCTAATAGTTTTAACAAATTTTATGAAAAGTGTCCAGTCTTAAAGGAAAACGAACCATTGAGAAGTACGCGTCTTGCAGTTGTGGATAGTTTTACACGAGTGGCTCGTAACGTTTTTCACTTATTAGGTGTAAAACCGTTAGAAAGCATGTAATATATTTACTATTCACGCTAATAATATTTTAGATTTGGCGTGTGCGGTATTATTGGTGTAATAGGGAATAATAATGTGAAGCTTGGCACTTTTCTCTATGAAGCACTAAAAAATCTTGAGTATAGAGGTTATGATTCCGTGGGTGTTGCTTTCATTAACGATAAAAAGCTCGTAGTTAATAAATCATCCGGGAAAATAGATGACCTAATTTACAAATTAAACTTTGATGGAATTGATGGCGAAATTGGAATTGGACATACTAGATGGGCGACGCACGGGCCTCCGACAGATTACAATGCCCATCCCCACACTGAATGTACAGGTAAAATCGCGGTTGTGCATAACGGTATTATATATAATTACTATCTGCTTCGTAAAGAACTCGAAGATTTGGGTCATCAATTTCTTTCGGATACCGATACAGAAACAGTTGCGCATCTGATAGAGGAATACATGAAAACAGACTCGTTCACTAACGCAATATTAAAAACTGCTAAAAAGTTAAGCGGTTCTTTTGCGATAGCAGTCATCTATGCTAGTGAACCTGATAAAATTGTTTGTATGAAAAAAGAAAGCCCGCTCTACATAGGAATCTCAGACAAGGCATTATACTGCTCCTCAGATATTCCAACTCTCTTGAAATACGCAAACAAAATTGTTCCATTAGAGGACGATGAGATATCAATACTCACAAAGGACTCATATGTAATAATGAGCTTTGATGGACATCCAGTAAACAGAAAACCTATGATTATTAATTGGGGTGTTGAGATAACAAATAGGGGCGCGTATAAGCATTTTATGCTCAAAGAAATTTACGAGGAACCCGTTGTAATAAGGAATGCTCTAAACATAAAAGCCAGTACATTAGACAAGCTGGTCGTTAACCTATTAAAGGCAAACCGCATATATATTATTGCAAGTGGTACAAGTTACCATGCTGCGCTCTATGGCTCTTACTTATTTTCACAAGCAAACAGAATTATGTTGTATCCAGTAATAGCATCTGAGTTTAATAGATATATATTACCTTCACTATCTTCAAACGATCTAATAATAGCTATATCACAATCAGGAGAAACTATGGACGTTCTTACCGCAGTAAAGAGAGCAGCGTATTTAGGAGTAAAATCCTATGGAATAGTAAATGTCATCGGTTCGACATTAACCAGACTTGTGAACGATTATATACCAATGCTGGCTGGTCCAGAAATAGGTGTGGCAGCGACAAAAACATTCATTTCAGAAATCACAATACTAGATCTAATTTCAGCAAGAATATCTGACAATGACACATTCAAAAAACATTTACAAAATTTGATCAACGTATCACACATTCTTGAAAAAATACTGCCCTCAATAGATCAAGAAACTGAGATACTGGCACAAGAAATAAAGAATTGTGAAAGCTGTTATGTCCTCAGTAGAGGGCTCGGAGTACCACTGGCTATGGAAGGAGCCTTAAAGATAAAAGAGGTTAGTTATGTTCATGCAGAATCATACCCAGCTGGCGAATCAAAACATGGTCCAATAGCTTTAGTGAACAACAACTTCCCCTGCATATTTATAGATCCCCCTGATGAAAATTTCGATGAGATGTCAGGAAATATAATGGAGATGAAAGCAAGAGGTGCACAAATAATCCTTATAGGTAATAGAAATGCATTTTCAGACATTACCATTAACACACCTACCATAGGAGACCCTTCTTCCGACTCAATACTTCGAATCGTACCACTGCAACTACTTGCTTACCATTTAGCTGTAAAAAGAGGTTTTAATCCTGACAAGCCCAGAAACCTCGCAAAATCAGTGACAGTCTTTTAACTTGACATAAAAATTTCTTTATAATTTATAAAAATTTGGATTTTATTAAAATATTTCTGTATGAATTATTATATCAATGTATAATACATAAAAAGAAATGTTTTTATACTTTGGCACACACTTTGTAACAAATGACAGGAGTAGCTAGCGATCTACATGGATTAGTAATCTTTGCGATTATAATAACTCCGCTAGCTATAGTTTCTTATAAATATAGATTCTTAACAAACACGGGTCTCCTGACAGCAACAATTATTGGAATAATGCTAACATTGTTCGGAGACATAAGATGGTTCTTTTTGGTCCTTTTCTTCTTTTTGTGCTGCAGTATTGTAACCAAGTATCGCAAAGAATACAAACATAGTATAGGAATAGCGGATCCAGAGGGTGCAAGAGATTGGAAAAATGTCCTGGCTAATGGTGGCATTCCAGTAATTTACGCAATTTTAGAAAGTTTTATTAAAGGAGATATAATCGCTGTAGGCTTCATTGGAGCCATAGCAATAGCAACAGCAGACACTACCGCAACAGAAATAGGCGTTCTTTCAAAAACACCACCAAGATTAATAACAAACCTATCAAAAAATGTTCCTCCCGGATATTCAGGAGGAATCTCATTACTTGGAACATTAGCTTCCATCTTAGGAGGATTATCGATAGGTGTTATATCAGCATTATTCAACCTAATTCAGATGCAACCAATGCAAATAATAATTCTGGCATCACTAACAGGATTACTAGGCTCATTATTAGATAGTCTTCTAGGTGCCAAGCTTGAAGCAAAATATTGGTGTGAAAAATGTCATACGTACTCAAAATATTACATGCATAGTAAATGTGGATCAATAGCAAAACATGATTCAGGATACAAATTTATAAATAACCACGTTGTGAATCTACTCTCAATAACCATGGGTTCAATAATAGCAATGATCATTTATCAATTAATGATACTTTAGTTTTAAACTCTTAATCAGTTTTATAATAAATAAAATTAATGGAGCATTTAATTTATTCAGAAACATCTACAATACTACCTCCAGTTACTTGTTTTAGCACGTCAACCGGTATTTTAATTATAGAATTTAGAGAACCACCAGCCGCATAAACAACCTTAAATCGTTCAACAGATCTATCTATTAATACTTTAATAGGCTTATCATGACCAAACGGTGGAACACCACCGACAGGAAACCCGGTAACCTCTCTTGCAGTATCAGGGTCAGCCATTTTTGCTTGACAACTAAACAGCTTAGATACTTTGTTCAAATCCACCCTCTTATCACCAGAAATTACTATAACCATAGGTTCATTACATAATATCACTATTGATTTAGCAATCTCAGCAACACTACAACCTAAAGCATTAGCAGCCATGTGTGAAGTTTTAGTACTCTCCTTTAATACAATAAGCTCTGCTGAAATATTATGATCATTAATAAATTTCTTTAACTTCTCAACACTTCTCATTTTGTATCATTAAGTTACTGCTAAGATAAACCTAATAAATTTAACGCCTCAACGAATTAATCGAGAGGGAAGGGTTAAGTAGGAATGAAAATAACAATTCACTATATATTCCTACTTAACTCAGAACCCAGTAAGTAAGAACCGTATTTAAAAGCAAAATTATTCATGTGATTTGTCTCATTGCTGAAGGTAAGATGGCTTACATTAGAATATGTTTGGGAATATTTTTATAAAAGTTATTAGTAAAGAATTCATAGTGGGCGGGGGTGCCCGAGATAGGACGAAGGGGCGGGACTTAAGATCTATCATGAAGGGGTTTAAGAAGAAATCCCGTGGCTAAGGCCATCGTGGGTTCAAATCCCACCCCCCGCACT
This region of Thermoprotei archaeon genomic DNA includes:
- the glmS gene encoding glutamine--fructose-6-phosphate transaminase (isomerizing); amino-acid sequence: MCGIIGVIGNNNVKLGTFLYEALKNLEYRGYDSVGVAFINDKKLVVNKSSGKIDDLIYKLNFDGIDGEIGIGHTRWATHGPPTDYNAHPHTECTGKIAVVHNGIIYNYYLLRKELEDLGHQFLSDTDTETVAHLIEEYMKTDSFTNAILKTAKKLSGSFAIAVIYASEPDKIVCMKKESPLYIGISDKALYCSSDIPTLLKYANKIVPLEDDEISILTKDSYVIMSFDGHPVNRKPMIINWGVEITNRGAYKHFMLKEIYEEPVVIRNALNIKASTLDKLVVNLLKANRIYIIASGTSYHAALYGSYLFSQANRIMLYPVIASEFNRYILPSLSSNDLIIAISQSGETMDVLTAVKRAAYLGVKSYGIVNVIGSTLTRLVNDYIPMLAGPEIGVAATKTFISEITILDLISARISDNDTFKKHLQNLINVSHILEKILPSIDQETEILAQEIKNCESCYVLSRGLGVPLAMEGALKIKEVSYVHAESYPAGESKHGPIALVNNNFPCIFIDPPDENFDEMSGNIMEMKARGAQIILIGNRNAFSDITINTPTIGDPSSDSILRIVPLQLLAYHLAVKRGFNPDKPRNLAKSVTVF
- a CDS encoding YbaK/EbsC family protein encodes the protein MRSVEKLKKFINDHNISAELIVLKESTKTSHMAANALGCSVAEIAKSIVILCNEPMVIVISGDKRVDLNKVSKLFSCQAKMADPDTAREVTGFPVGGVPPFGHDKPIKVLIDRSVERFKVVYAAGGSLNSIIKIPVDVLKQVTGGSIVDVSE
- a CDS encoding DUF92 domain-containing protein, translating into MTGVASDLHGLVIFAIIITPLAIVSYKYRFLTNTGLLTATIIGIMLTLFGDIRWFFLVLFFFLCCSIVTKYRKEYKHSIGIADPEGARDWKNVLANGGIPVIYAILESFIKGDIIAVGFIGAIAIATADTTATEIGVLSKTPPRLITNLSKNVPPGYSGGISLLGTLASILGGLSIGVISALFNLIQMQPMQIIILASLTGLLGSLLDSLLGAKLEAKYWCEKCHTYSKYYMHSKCGSIAKHDSGYKFINNHVVNLLSITMGSIIAMIIYQLMIL
- a CDS encoding arginine--tRNA ligase, with the protein product MAFDLLEEEAKKLLRAQLGDLGEFDLKEPPRSEFGDLASSICFRISKKMNKNPKELAEEIAKKIRESLTTESLIADVNAIDGFLNFKINFEKFTLATIFRVLTEDNKYGALNLGHNKKVLIEHTNVNPNKAMHIGHARNTCLGDSLARLLRFTGHKVYVLNYIDDTGTQIADVVVGFRYLGFNPEPPAGMRFDKYCGDEVYVKVNKSYEENPELEKYRAEVLRMIEVGNNEIANFTKNIAERVLADQLKTCWRLGAHFDLLNWESDIVKTGLWEEVFNLLKSKNLVVYETEGEYKGCWVIRLRHIPRFAKETDKIVVRSDGTLTYIAKDLPYAMWKVGLLSKDFSYKVYLEKQPNGEALWSTSLKNSETSHPDFKGSDLAISVIDVRQSRLQEVINIILNALGGPELAKKYLHYSYEVVALSRETAIMMGAKDIESKIVHMSGRHGIYFNVDDVLDRLKERAKEESKKRNPNASESWLNEVAEDIAVSALRYQLIKADRNRLIVFDINEALKLEGDTGPYLQYTYARARSILRKANMYDIKLFDPKLLITEEEKTLIKMISKFPIVVRDAAINLEPQNLAVYIYELSNSFNKFYEKCPVLKENEPLRSTRLAVVDSFTRVARNVFHLLGVKPLESM